Genomic segment of Desulfurispora thermophila DSM 16022:
TCAAGGAATATGAATATGTCGCCGACGGCAAGCAGGGCATTATCCGCGTTTACCTGAAGTATGGTCCGAACAAGGAGCGGGTGATTACCGGAGTCAAGAGAATCAGCAAACCGGGCTTGCGAGTATACGCCCGCAAGGATAACATCCCCAAAGTTCTTGGCGGCCTGGGAATAGCCATACTGTCCACATCGCGCGGTATTATGACCGACAAACAGGCCCGCAAGCAAGGGCT
This window contains:
- the rpsH gene encoding 30S ribosomal protein S8 — its product is MVMTDPIADFLTRMRNANMVYHEKFEAPASKMKMAIAGILKEEGFIKEYEYVADGKQGIIRVYLKYGPNKERVITGVKRISKPGLRVYARKDNIPKVLGGLGIAILSTSRGIMTDKQARKQGLGGEVICYVW